Part of the Prunus dulcis chromosome 8, ALMONDv2, whole genome shotgun sequence genome is shown below.
gatggaaaaaaaaaaaaaaactcaaaacacaaCAACTTGAAAAACCCAAATCGCATAGGCAGTGGGGCACTTACATCCCCATTTGGATTTCCAGACTGCTCCCAATAGATTGTATGAATATCCGAAACCTTCAGAAAGCCAGAACTGTACGGCTCTATACTCGGGTAAAGGTTTCGGTTGAATTCCGGGAATTCCTTCTCCGATTCCATCAAATCACCTGGTTTGAGCTCACTCTCAAAGCCACCACTTTGCCCGCGTAAAACTAAATTCCTCTTCCCTGTCACAAACTTTCCTGTCAAGTTgggatttgagagagagagacctgaaGCTGAAGGAGTGAACTTCttggagaatgagagagaggaggatgaagaagaagaagtgggGATGGGTGGAATGACGGAAAGGGATGCGCAATAATAGGAATTGGAACTCAATGCTATTCCCAAGATGCTCAACCTCATCATTGTTCTTCTTAGGTGGCGTTGGTTAATTGCTAATCCAAATTAAAATGGAatggaataatttttttttatataagacAAAATCTATATATTCTATACTATAATAATAGGAGggaaattattataatttaaattttttttcaaaaaagaaaagaaaaaaaaaagaatggatGGAATGGaatccaaattaaaataagaataaaatgtAACCAAAGTGATGGCTTTATTACACAATTATATTACAAAGTAACACCCTCTGAATTAGCAGGAAAAAGAAGAgggggcaaaaaaaaaaaaaaccaaaaaaactaaactaaactaaactcTCCTGCAAAGCATAGATCTAAATACTAGAGCTCCTTCCCAAGTTTTGTAGGCAGGAGCTTCTCTGGGAGCTAGGAAGACTATTGGAGTTCACAGACAGAGCATTGCTTGTGTATTTTTTGTATTGTGTATGTTGGGCTATATATGAAATGAACCATAACTTCTGCCTTCAATTGTGCTACTTCTGTGCCATCTTGTGGGTATTTTTACCCTTCTTTGGTAATATTTATGCTGGTGAGTTTACGAGGCTCTGCCTCTTCCAGCATTTGAACCACCATTCTCATGGAAGGCCTTAGAACCGGCACCCTAGCGGTGCAGTGAATTGCAATGCTCAGCACCTTGATGGCATCTTCTTTTAGATAATCTGAGATGCTTGAGTCTACCAATTCAAGCACACTCTCCTTGTACTGCATTTTGCTGCAAACCCAGCTCACTATATCCATGTTGTCTCCAAACTCGGGCTCAGTTGGCCTCTTCCCTGTGACCAATTCCATCAAGACCACCCCAAAGCTATAAACATCACTCTTCTCATTGACCTTGCATGTATATGCATACTCTGAACCGCAAAACACAAAGACAAatttaatcagatttttcggTGTCAACTGTTACATGTTAATTcatgaaggaaaagaaaaggaaagaaaaattaccTGGAGCTATGTACCCAACTGTCCCAGCAATGACATGAGTGCAATCTGCACCAACCTGCATAATCTTGGCAAGCCCAAAATCAGCAATTCTTGGCTTCCAATCCCCATCCAGCAGAATATTGCTAGACTTCACATCCCTGTGTATCACAGGTCTGTGATTACCATGGTGAAGATACTCCAACCCCCTTGCAGCCCCCAATGCAATCTCATGCCTCACCTCCCACCCCATCTTCATCTTGTTACTTGTGTGCAGCTGATCCCATAAGCTCCCATTGGGAAAGTACTCATAAACCAGCAGATTGCTGTCCTCACTTGATATGCTGCAGTAGAGCTTCACCACATTCACATGCCTCAGAGAGCTCAGTGTGGCCACCTCTGCATCATACTCTGAGGACCTGGGTTTGCACTTCTTCAACATGGAAGCGCTGCTTCGGTAACTTTTTCGGTCACAGGTGTCTGAAGTGGTCCAAATGTGCTTTACAGCAAGTTCTTTCCCATCACTCAGTGCAACTTTGTATACATTCCCTGAACCTCCTTTGCCAATTAAATTCTCAGCTCTGATTGAGTCCAGGATTTCCTTTTCTGTGAAGCTTAGCACATGGTACTGCTTCATAGTCCAAGAATCACTCTTCAATGGATGGTCAAGACTCTTCCTCCTCAGCTTCAAGAGCGAGATAACAGCAACCACAACAAGCAGAACAAGTACTCCAGCAATGAAACTGGACAGGAATATTCGGGGTCTTCTAGAAGTTCCTGAATTTGAAGAACAAGGCCTCACATTTTGCATGTTCCGACTGCACAAACCCGGATTCCCATCAAAGCTTCCACTAAAGGCTTGAATGGATAGTGATTCCGGTATGCGTCCAATCAACCGATTGTTTGTCAGATCAAGAAGGCTGAGTTTGAGCGATGACAAAGTGGTAGGAATTTCACTGGAAAGTTGGTTTCCAGATAGGTTCAAGGAGTTTAGGTTATGTAATGATCCCAGACTTGATGGGATTTGGCCAGAAATATTGTTTTGGGCAAGGTTTATTTCAGAGATACCAACACATGAGCCTAATGAGTCTGGTATGGTACCAGACAACATATTTTGGTCCAAATGAAGACTGcttaatttcttcaaattccCAATTGTTTCTGGGATTGGACCCTCAAACTGGTTCACACTCAGCTGAATTGAGACCAATGAGGTAGCTTCTGACAAAGTATCAGGCAACTCACCTGAGAATCTATTATTAGCTAAGAGCAACAATGACAAAGAGTTTGCCTTACCAATATCTGGTGCCAGAGGACCTTCAAATTGATTCATAGCAAGATCAATGATGATAACATTTGGCAAGCTCCACATTCCAACAGGGACACTACCCGAAAGCGAATTGTTACTCACACGAAACCGATTCAAAGACTTGCAATTGGCATAGTTTTCCGGGATCCCACCTGTGAAATTGTTCTGCAGCAGAAGAAAATCAACCATTTTTCCATTGTTGCACATGTCAGGTGGTATAGGACCGGTCAGATAGTTCTCTGATACATCAATATAATCCAAGCCTGCCCAAGAACCAAGCTTTTGAGGAAGAGTACCAGTGAGCTTGTTTTTGTAAAGCGAGAGCTTAACAAGGCTCTTGAACTCCCCAAACTCCTCAGGAATCTCTCCTTCTAATTGGTTTTCAAAGAGTTGCAGAGAGGCAAGCTGGGTCAAGGACCTCAGCTCAGACAGATCACCTTCAAGCTTATTAGCGGAGGCATCAAAATTCACAAGGCTTGGAAGGCTACCAAGCCCAGCTGGGAGTTTCCCAGTAAGCAAATTTTCATAAAGCTCAAGCTGCCTGAGCTTCTTGAGATTTGAAATACTTTGTGGAATTTCACCAGACAGTTGGTTACAAGAAAGCTCCAGATTTTCAAGCAGAATAAGGTTTCCAATACCCTCTGGGATTTGTCCAGTGATGCTGCAATTTGTGAGGTACAGCCAATAAAGCTTGTCAAGCTTTATAACCTCTGCAGGAAATGAGCTTAGCTCAAATGGGTTGTCTCCAAGGCTCAAGAAAGTTAATTGGGTAAGATTTTCTAGTGATTTCCATGGAAATGCCCCTGAAAATCTGCTACCATTCAGACTCAAGAGGGTTAATTGGCTCAGAGATGACAAGTCAGGAACTTTCCCTGTAAATGAATTGTTACCCAAATCCAACTGCTTCAAACTCGTGCAGTTTTTCAAGTCGTCTGTTAGGCTTCCGTGCAAGCCATTCCATCCCAAAGAAAGCTTCTTTAAAGATTGAAGCGAGCAAATTGAGTCGAATGGAAGAATCCCAGAAAGCTTTTGTTGAGAAAGGTTGATTTCAGAGACGAGGCCATTGGAGTTGCAGACAACACCAGTGAAGCTGCATATGGGAGTGGCTTCTGTCCAAGAAGTGAAAACAGTTGGGTTTGAGCCTTGAAGGGCGGTCTTGAGCTTGAAGAGCGGTTCAAGCTCGTTTGATGTGGATGGAGAAAGCAGGCACAGGCAGAGGAAGAGCAGAATGAGAAAAGGTGTCGTCGGAGGAAGCCGTTGCCTGAACGACATGCCGTCCGGTGGTAGTGGGTGTGAAGCTGGGGGGAATTGCTAAGGTTGTGTTAGATTTTGGTTGTCACGGGGTGGCAACTTTGGAAGGGAAGtggaatatgaaaaaaaagttGGCTTGGAATATGAGTTCATGGGTTCGCattgtgagagagagacatTCACGTGTGCTGAGACTGTGtggggaaagaagaaaattttggtaCGCAAAGTTGAAGTTTGAAGCATGGTTTTCATAAATCTGATGGATTTCATTAAATAATTGCCCAATATTGTTCAGTCTAAAAGTGGAAactatattttatattgattatCCAAAAAACTCCATTGTTTATCCAAGATAATTGGATTTCTTTTAAACATACTACTAATCACAAGGATGCCAAGCTTGTATATATTGGGTATTTCTCTACGTTACGCTACACAACATTATAATAATCTAACGGTTTTAGGCATGACACGCTATCAAACTCTgagatttttaaaatatcttttaaatcTGCTTTGagttcttttaaattttaaaaaaactaaaatatgtTACATGACAATATGTTTTCTTGTTAAATAAATGAGGTTCAAATTGCAAAGGAGAAAAAAGTTTATTTACACTAAAAATGCATCGGCTTATTATGACtgtaaaatttcaaaactagAGTCTTCAATAAAAAGCAGTTCCTCCACCGCCCAATCAGTCCAATGTGAGTAAAAGTCTAGTCGGCTGTTTGATTCACACTGAGACTTGTTGCATAATGCTTCCAAAACCAGcaatgaaagaaagaacagaagaaaaagagaagaaaaagaagaaagtgggATACAAAGCAATTAATAACCTTTGGAGTCTCACCTGTTCATGCATGTGTTggttaagaaaataaaaacacgtGTTAATACGTTTACATTGATATCACAGGCCAGGCACAGACAAAGAATCTGATCTAGCCGCCAGGATTGACTGGGCTTTCACCTTCTGCCACGCGTAGCCTAAGATGCCACGTAAGCATAACCGGTAAATTACCTGGAAGCCATGGAACCATAAATGAATGATTAGGCCTCAAGAAAATTCAACAACATTGGAGAAAAATATACACACAAGATAAGTGTATGAAGTTGACACAGTTGGATTTACTAGCTAATTGCAATACTATATTTACTCAAAAGGCTGATAATTCAAATGTGTTAACTTTAATAATTATCTTATGTGGAATTTTTTACGTTCACGTTGAGTCACCAAACGATGCCGTGGTGTATGAAAATAGTATGATTaaggtgaaaattttattcaaaagacAACAACCATATCTCTTCTGAATAATATATGACCTCTTCATGTGTACCACTACCGGTCATCACATCACTAATACCAATCTTCCTTTTGTTTGAAACATCCTATTAagttacaaaaaagaaatttgatacATCTTTTCTAAAAGTATCTTTTGAGGAAAGGAAGGGTATTTTGCTGCTCAAGTTAAATGTAATTACCAAGAGGGGTTGGTTTAGTCGATAAAGTTCATGTATTGTGTGATGCTCCACCGGTGTGCGATTCTACTGTTAATAATTTCGTATTTGATGGATAATATGTAAATTCttctgtaaatttgaaaaagtcTGGAGTTTGCCCTGGTCATGAGTGTCctcaactttttatttttatttttatttttaaaaagaagaagttaaatgtaaaatattttgATGATGCTAAAACTCTTTAAATTTCAGTGAGCAAGTCAAAATGACTAAGGAGCAAAGAAAGGAGGTGGTGGAATCTCTACGCCTACTGGGAACTAGTTCAGTGAATGTTAGCTAGACATCAAGCCCAGAGTCAAAGACATACCAAACTTGTGGCCCCATGTACCCAACAACCATGAACACAAAAGATCCTAgaaaaatttctttgattcaTGGACTTTAAAACCTCTTTGTCTTTACGACCACAAGAAACCTCTTTGCCTCACCAATCCCATCCCATCCCATCTCACTTTTTTCTGgtgtctttttctctttatcttcAACTTTGTAGCcgaaaattcaacaaaattgtTAGTATTAATAGTTTACGCGCATGTACAACGTGGATGACTGATAATCGTTAATAagtattattttaattcaaattataaacatcATATCCATTAACAATtgaaaatcaccaaaaatatTAACAGTTAACTAAACTTAAGTTTTCAATTCCATACACCCTAAACTTTCTTGAGAGATTTACTATTATATCCAATATAGGTgttcaaattataaaacaaatcTCACacgaaatttaattttaaaaacacatcaaaaacccatttacaacatagtAAAGAGACTTTAaacttcctataaattacaaaactgcaatttatttcttaaaaaaagcccaaccccaaaacctcatttaaaaaaaaaaaacctaaaacacTTAATAgagtatcaaagtaatttaataatcaaaattaaatttaatagtatcatttttttttttttgagtttgtttataaaaactaaataatATAGAATTTATCTATATCACCCGTGAATATCTCAACTTTCTTTTGGTGATGGTACACCCTAGATTTTTATGTGTCTATTTTACCTATATTTTCCAATCTAGTAAGTTGTATGAGAATTGGTAGAATTCTCAAGTCCAATGGACCTTACTTTTCCAGTCTCCTAACTCAGTAATTTTGGGCTCCTATAGGCGCTTGGGTGGCCCAGAATGTTTTTCCTTCAAATCCTTTTTCTGGGTTGGCTATTTATCCAAGAAAATACAGTGATGAACAAAATTGGTGGGCCACATCTAGGAATGGGCCCACGTCACTATAATAAAGTCAGCATCAAATCAGACAGGTGTAGGTTTCTCACTTAAAAATTGTGAGAGCCACAATTGAGAAATGGGATAGGATaagaattcaaaataatttgtttCCACACAAATTAAATATGGCAAAAATTATGTATCATTCCTTCAAAAttatctctttgtttttttttatttttctaaatggaattctttgtatttatttaattatttattgtcCATGGCAGGTACGGTATAGGCTAAGCTTGTTTATTGCTTTACAGTTaaatctctcactctcccttTGTCTGAGAAAACAGAGAGATAATGGAGCCAAGTGTGGAAGCTAATGGACGCATTGCAAGGATCTCAGCTCATCTGTTTCCACCAAATCTCCAGGTTTTCTCTCTTGGGTTTTTCTGTTTGCTTGCACAAAGTTGACGGTGCATTTGGCTTCAAACAAATGCATGCCAcgccttcattttcttttctacttggttcaactaaatttttttctgttgCATTAGATACATAAACAAAGTTGTTTAACTTAGAATTATCAATCAAGAACGTTCAATTTGTTGTTAAGTTGAGATTGATGCTGCtaaacaatatatattgaTGTCTGGATTGTGTGCTGCAAAATAGATGGAGGATGGTTCTGCTTTGAGAAGAGCTGATTGCAGAGCCAAAGGCGGGGCACCGGGTTTTAAAGTGGCGATTTTGGGTGCTGCCGGAGGCATTGGCCAACCTCTTGCAATGCTCATGAAAATTAACCCACTGGTTTCAGTTCTTCATCTCTATGATGTTGTTAATGCCCCGGGTGTCACAGCTGACATTAGTCACATGGACACTGGTGCTGTGGTAATTCACACTTCATCAACTTTAGCTTTCAATCTACTTTTCATAAAAATGTCGTTACATTTCCATATTGCACTGAGGCTTAAGTTCTTCTGTTGATGTTTGTAAGATATGGAACTTGCATATGAACTGTTAGATTAGATATGAACGGATAAGATGTACAGTTTAATTAAGTGGATGAGATTCATCTTAGTCATCCATATATGATCTAACGGCTGATATACAAGTCTTGAAGTTAAGTTTTTGATTAAGTACTAAACTTAGGGCCTCATTCTGCCACCATTGTCTAATTACCAAGTAAATATCATGTACTTGGAATTTAGGTGAGGGGTTTCTTAGGCCAGCCACAGCTTGAGAGTGCTCTCACAGGCATAGACCTTGTGATCATACCTGCCGGTGTTCCAAGGAAGCCAGGAATGACAAGGGATGATCTTTTCAACATCAATGCCGGAATTGTCAGGACCCTCTGTGAGGGAATTGCAAAGGCCTGCCCTAAGGCAATTGTCAACTTGATCAGTAATCCAGTGAACTCTACAGTTCCTATAGCAGCTGAGGTTTTCAAGAAGGCCGGAACTTATGACCCAAAGCGACTTCTAGGAGTTACGATGCTTGATGTTGTTAGAGCAAATACTTTCGTTGTAAGTATTAGTCAATGAAGTTTGTGTGTACTTACTATCATTGATGTTCATGGTTCTCATTTTCCAATCTCATAATTTTGTCGTAGGCCGAAGTTCTGGGACTTGATCCTAGGGAGGTTGATGTTCCAGTCGTTGGTGGTCATGCAGGAGTGACCATTTTGCCACTTCTGTCACAGGTCTTACATAGATCTATACAAGTTTCAGCTTCTTTAGATGTTTCTTATGTTTCCTTCAAACAGTAAATTGGCTGCAGTACAAGTGGGAAAGATTCTCAAGAAGTTGTCTGTCTTTACAGGTCAAGCCTCCTTGCTCCTTCActaaagaagaaacagaatATCTGACAAACCGCATTCAAAATGGTGGAACAGAAGTTGTTGAGGTAATGCCACTTAAATTTTGATCTTAGGATGCATTTATGTGTGTAGGGGACTAGAGTCTCACTGTGTACTCATCTGGTACATCTGTACTCAATCAATCGTCTCATCGGTCCAGCATTTCAGTTCAGCCCAAGggttgtttttgtgtgtttatttt
Proteins encoded:
- the LOC117636824 gene encoding receptor-like protein kinase 7; the encoded protein is MSFRQRLPPTTPFLILLFLCLCLLSPSTSNELEPLFKLKTALQGSNPTVFTSWTEATPICSFTGVVCNSNGLVSEINLSQQKLSGILPFDSICSLQSLKKLSLGWNGLHGSLTDDLKNCTSLKQLDLGNNSFTGKVPDLSSLSQLTLLSLNGSRFSGAFPWKSLENLTQLTFLSLGDNPFELSSFPAEVIKLDKLYWLYLTNCSITGQIPEGIGNLILLENLELSCNQLSGEIPQSISNLKKLRQLELYENLLTGKLPAGLGSLPSLVNFDASANKLEGDLSELRSLTQLASLQLFENQLEGEIPEEFGEFKSLVKLSLYKNKLTGTLPQKLGSWAGLDYIDVSENYLTGPIPPDMCNNGKMVDFLLLQNNFTGGIPENYANCKSLNRFRVSNNSLSGSVPVGMWSLPNVIIIDLAMNQFEGPLAPDIGKANSLSLLLLANNRFSGELPDTLSEATSLVSIQLSVNQFEGPIPETIGNLKKLSSLHLDQNMLSGTIPDSLGSCVGISEINLAQNNISGQIPSSLGSLHNLNSLNLSGNQLSSEIPTTLSSLKLSLLDLTNNRLIGRIPESLSIQAFSGSFDGNPGLCSRNMQNVRPCSSNSGTSRRPRIFLSSFIAGVLVLLVVVAVISLLKLRRKSLDHPLKSDSWTMKQYHVLSFTEKEILDSIRAENLIGKGGSGNVYKVALSDGKELAVKHIWTTSDTCDRKSYRSSASMLKKCKPRSSEYDAEVATLSSLRHVNVVKLYCSISSEDSNLLVYEYFPNGSLWDQLHTSNKMKMGWEVRHEIALGAARGLEYLHHGNHRPVIHRDVKSSNILLDGDWKPRIADFGLAKIMQVGADCTHVIAGTVGYIAPEYAYTCKVNEKSDVYSFGVVLMELVTGKRPTEPEFGDNMDIVSWVCSKMQYKESVLELVDSSISDYLKEDAIKVLSIAIHCTARVPVLRPSMRMVVQMLEEAEPRKLTSINITKEG
- the LOC117636701 gene encoding malate dehydrogenase, glyoxysomal, which encodes MEPSVEANGRIARISAHLFPPNLQMEDGSALRRADCRAKGGAPGFKVAILGAAGGIGQPLAMLMKINPLVSVLHLYDVVNAPGVTADISHMDTGAVVRGFLGQPQLESALTGIDLVIIPAGVPRKPGMTRDDLFNINAGIVRTLCEGIAKACPKAIVNLISNPVNSTVPIAAEVFKKAGTYDPKRLLGVTMLDVVRANTFVAEVLGLDPREVDVPVVGGHAGVTILPLLSQVKPPCSFTKEETEYLTNRIQNGGTEVVEAKAGAGSATLSMAYAAVKFADACLRGLRGDAGVVECAFVASEVTELPFFATKVRLGRNGADEIYQLGPLNEYERVGLEKAKRELAASIQKGVSFIKK